The stretch of DNA GTTGCACCTTGTTTTAAAAAGACGATGGGCGTTACTCCGAAGGCCCATTGGAAAGAAGTTGTATCATTTATTTCCGTCAAACTACTTCGTTCCGATTTCCAATTCCGAACGATTCACACTTTCACTCCTTCTACCTTTGTGGTCAGAGAACCAAAGCCATTATTTGCATTCACCAAAACATTAAAAACAAAAAAAATGGAAGCGACAAAAATGAAAGCCATTGTGTACACCCAATACGGCGCTCCGGAAGTGCTGCAACTTAGCATGGTGCCAAAACCGAGCCCCCAAGACAATGAGGTATTGGTAAAGATTTATGCCACCACGGTGACCTCCACCGAGGCTATTTTCCGCAAGGGAGAGCCCTACTTCACAAGGTTATTCACTGGCCTTCGTACACCTAAGATCAAGACCCTGGGGGAGGAATTGGCCGGGGAAATTGTAGCAGTAGGCCAAGCGGTCACCCGATTTAAGCAAGGAGACCTGGTTTTTGGTACTGCGGGCCCCGGGTTTGGTGCCAATGCGGCGTACATCTGTATACCTGAAGAGGGGGTACTCGCTATAAAACCCATCAATAGGACGCATGAAGAAGCCGCCGCTAGTGTCGATGGTTTTTTAACCGCACTGCCTTTCCTTCGCGATAAAGGAAAAATTAGGCCGGGGCATAAAGTCTTAATCTATGGGGCCTCCGGAAGCATTGGGACATCGGCGGTACAGGTGGCCAAGTATTTTGGGGCAGAAGTTACAGGGGTATGCAGTACGGCAAATTTAGCCTTGGTGAAATCGCTTGGTGCCGATAAGGTCATCGATTATACCAAGGAGGACTTTACCAAAATGGGACAGACTTATGATATTATATTTGATACAGTTGGTAAGACCACCTTTTCAAAGTCCAAGAACGCCTTAGGTCCAAAAGGCATCTTTCTTGAAGCCGCTATTGGATTGGGGATTTTCCCTCATGTCATATGGACTTCCTTGTTTGGTGGCAAAAAGGCGAGGATTGCGGCTACCGGGTTGAGATCACCAAAAGAAAGGACGAAAGATTTACTACTACTCAAAGCGCTTATGGAGGCAGGGAAAATAAGACCGGTTATCGATAGGCACTATTCACTGGAACAAATTGCCGAAGCCCATACCTATGTTGATCAGGGGCATAAAAAAGGAAACGTAGTGATAAGCGTAAATCACTAGAAAGGAGGATTTCGCTTCGTTCAATTCCAAACTTCCAATTTACCTGCCTATATTTGCGGCCAAATACCTGATACATGAAAATTTTGCTCCTTGGAAGTGGCGGTAGAGAACATGCTTTTGCCTGGAAAATCAGCCAAAGCCCATTGTGTAGCCAATTATTTATCGGACCTGGCAATGCCGGGACGGCCAGTTGCGGGACCAATGTTGCCTTATCGCCTAATGATTTTGAGGCTGTAGGGCAGTTTGTCTTACAAGAAGGTATTGAAATGGTGGTTGTCGGTCCAGAGGAACCATTGGTCAAGGGGATTTACGATTATTTCCAGCAAGGGGCTTTTGAAGGGGTGGCGGTGATTGGACCATCGGGTGCAGCGGCGCAACTAGAAGGCAGCAAGGCTTTTGCCAAGGCTTTTATGGCTGAATTCAAGATTCCCACGGCGGCTTATCGCG from Saprospiraceae bacterium encodes:
- a CDS encoding NAD(P)-dependent alcohol dehydrogenase is translated as MEATKMKAIVYTQYGAPEVLQLSMVPKPSPQDNEVLVKIYATTVTSTEAIFRKGEPYFTRLFTGLRTPKIKTLGEELAGEIVAVGQAVTRFKQGDLVFGTAGPGFGANAAYICIPEEGVLAIKPINRTHEEAAASVDGFLTALPFLRDKGKIRPGHKVLIYGASGSIGTSAVQVAKYFGAEVTGVCSTANLALVKSLGADKVIDYTKEDFTKMGQTYDIIFDTVGKTTFSKSKNALGPKGIFLEAAIGLGIFPHVIWTSLFGGKKARIAATGLRSPKERTKDLLLLKALMEAGKIRPVIDRHYSLEQIAEAHTYVDQGHKKGNVVISVNH